The genomic DNA AGCTCCCTTGCGTCATGTGGCTTGCCATTTACAAACCAAGAAAGTTTAGCTTATCTTGGTGGACTAACTGGGTATGTAAACTTGATTTTGATTCTACTACAACCTCATTGCTTCGATGTGCTTCGAATCGGTTTTTATTCggctttcccttttctttctgcAGATCTGCATTGTATTTGGTCTTATGTTGATGATCTTATCACCAATTGGAGGGTTGAGGCAAATCATCCTTCAAGCCAAGGATTATGAATTCTACTCTTAAATTGTTTTCTTCTCAGTGAAGAATCAGGTGGGGAGTAGGCACAAATGAAGAACATGATAGTTAAAAGTTTGTCATATGGAAGCATAACATAAGGCTATTGTCAAGAGTCAATGTTGTCAGCCTCCGTTGTCAGAAAATCAAAGTCAATACACAAACATGGGAGATTGAACTGTTGGAAATCAGATCACAGGAGCATTGGCCGTCACTGTTTCTTCATTCTATCACTTGTGTTAATGTATGAATACAAAAtagtcttctttttctttttctttttttgcttgttttgctgtttgtgaagaaaaaaagATACTACAGTTATGTAATGGTTTCCACTTAAAATGTTGTATTTGCTTTCAACAAGAGTTCCCAAGGTTTGTTTCAGCAAATTTATGGAATCAACGTTTCATGGATTCTTCATTTTACTTTGAAAATATGACCCTCTTAAGGATCTTCCAAATAAATCACAGGAACAGAACCAATAATGGTATCCACCTAAACCTAAGAGTAGAAGTAGGACCACTGAATTTAACTCTTAATAACAACCTATAGGGTTCAAGCCAAAGGTATAGACACAATGGTTTAATTCACTAAAATTGGTTATTTATGACGAGAAGTGTAAAGTCAAAAAAGAACCATATGTCGGGTAAAGTGAAATAAAAACATGATGGAATTTAAACTACAATGTTATCCAGGCAGCAACAAGAGTTGTTAATGTAAAACAAAAgatgtttataatttgaatttcATTGAAGAAAAAGAGCATCTGAAACTGAATTGCTGCATTGATAGCCTACAAAAGTATGCATTCAAATACCACAAAGACAAGATTGTtctgaaaaagaaaaaacaattcGATTGTCATAATTCCTTCTCCAATTTAGCCTTTTTCTCTTTAAACAATTCAACCCACAAATTAGAAATCCACAAGATACTAACACCAATAGCTGTAATAACAACACACATCCAAGAAATCCAAAGCCATCTAGGGATCACATTATCAGCTACCCCACTTGAATAGAACACTCCCATTTGGTACAAAACGAATGGACCAAAAATCCCTCTAACAACACTATAAAAGGCATAAAAATAAGGGGACAAATTCGAATAAACCCTTGCGGCCAACTGATTATCGTGCCTCCTAGCGGATGCCAATGTCCAAACGTTCTGGCAAAAGCTGGTACCTTCAGCTAAAATCAAGAGAGTGAGGATAGCATAGGAGCCATGGAAGACGACGTGGCGAcaagtgatgaaaacaaagagcGTAGCCAAATGATGACCAATGAAGAGGACGTCTGTAGGGAAGAAAACAAGGTAGTGAAGCAGATCTGTGAGGAAATAAGCAATACTGTAATCCAAAACTAAATTCTGGGTTTTTGTGTTCGGTGAAGAAAACCCACGGTTTTGGTCGGAAAAGATTGCGAAAGTGGCTAAGAAAACGGCTGGGGTGCCATGGAAGAGGGAGATAAAGCAAGAACAAGCTTCGGGGCGAATCTTGGGACTCCAGTTACGGAAAACAATGGAGTAAGCAATCGAATATAGGATCAAAAACATGGAAAAAAACAAAGGGAGATTTGGGATTGAGGAGAAAGGGAAAGTTTCCATTGGGTTTCTGGGTTGGAGaagaaatcaaaaagaaaaaaggaaaatttatAAGAATGGTGGAGCTGGGGATGGGTTAGATTTTGGGAATGTTTGGTAAATTAGGTAAAATGGTTGTATCAAACGAGAGTTATTGAGAGTTTCAACGGTTTCTCGGGAAAATGAAAGTTTATAGGAGTAGGAGAAGGGAAGGCGACAAATTAGGCTTTCAGAAGGAATTAGGCATTAGGATGGTTTTAGAGATTCAAAGATATGTAGGAAGTTGAGAACgacattcattttttttttagatCTTCACGTTTTAAAGCCATAAATCTAAAATGAAATTCCATTGGGATTAATGAATTTTGTTTAATCTTGGGATCCCActtcttaaaatatttatttggtTGGATTTATTAAGATATTTATTTTTGACATTAtacatgtaaatattttaatctatctaatatttttatcatttcgatttaaaatattatttatattaacatATATTGTTAATTCGATTGATCATTAGAAATAACTATGGTGGAAGCAAAGAAAGAATATTCAACAAAGAACACAACGATTTAATAGTGATTCGATTtcaattgcctactccactaccttaactttccacaactaaaatttttactaaattcactaatttgacaacctTTGAgaaggtttaaccttacaatctCCCTTCAGATTTCTACCCAAAATCTTAAGATTATAACTCCTTTAGGGTTTCTACTCAAACCTTAAGATTCTACTCTCAAAAAAAgatacaaagaagaaaataaaagaaataatccTTACAAGATCAAAATGTTTGTCAATTAAGCACAAATAAATAAGAATAAACTTTAGTTAAAGAATAACAATGAAAGCTCACAAATGTGTACAAGAAAAGTATAAAAGAATTAAGCACTAAAGTTGTTTTGATTGAGCTTTAAGTTTGATAATCTCTCTTGTTCTTGTAGAACCTTTGAAAGATGATATTTGTACCCTCTATTTCATTTCCAATCGTTGTGGTTATTGAGAAAATAAATAAAGTCGTTGGGGATGAAAATTAAATTCACCTATAacaaaaggtatcgatactttatCTACAAGTATTGCTACTATTAACATTTAATGCAAAGTTTAGTGACTGTTGGAGTTAAAGATATCGATACAAATAGACTTTTACCGATACCATATGCTtagttgaattggttgaaaatagAATGTCAATTTGGTGTTGATTATAAAATGGGTATCAATATTTTGAAAACTATCTATACTTGGCCAAAAAGTAGCAATACTAACTTGTTTTAAAACAATTTTAACTTGATTGAAAA from Gossypium arboreum isolate Shixiya-1 chromosome 9, ASM2569848v2, whole genome shotgun sequence includes the following:
- the LOC108457380 gene encoding TLC domain-containing protein At5g14285; the protein is METFPFSSIPNLPLFFSMFLILYSIAYSIVFRNWSPKIRPEACSCFISLFHGTPAVFLATFAIFSDQNRGFSSPNTKTQNLVLDYSIAYFLTDLLHYLVFFPTDVLFIGHHLATLFVFITCRHVVFHGSYAILTLLILAEGTSFCQNVWTLASARRHDNQLAARVYSNLSPYFYAFYSVVRGIFGPFVLYQMGVFYSSGVADNVIPRWLWISWMCVVITAIGVSILWISNLWVELFKEKKAKLEKEL